From one Idiomarina sp. X4 genomic stretch:
- the moaC gene encoding cyclic pyranopterin monophosphate synthase MoaC has product MSELTHVNEQGAAHMVDVADKATTTRIAIAQSKVKTRSDVVELLEAAAAKKGDVIATARIAGIMAAKKCSDLIPLCHPLALTKVSIEFELDRDKGEVRIQSLCKVTGTTGVEMEALTAASVAALTVYDMCKAVDPAMVITDTCLLEKEGGKRGHWQRGGKPL; this is encoded by the coding sequence ATGAGTGAATTAACCCATGTGAACGAACAGGGCGCAGCCCACATGGTGGATGTTGCCGATAAGGCCACCACAACGCGTATCGCCATTGCGCAAAGTAAGGTAAAAACCCGCAGCGATGTCGTTGAATTGTTAGAGGCCGCGGCAGCGAAAAAGGGCGATGTCATAGCCACTGCGCGCATTGCCGGCATTATGGCGGCGAAAAAATGCAGCGATTTAATACCCTTGTGTCATCCGCTGGCGCTGACCAAAGTGAGCATTGAGTTCGAACTCGATCGCGACAAAGGCGAAGTACGCATCCAAAGTTTATGCAAAGTCACCGGTACAACCGGTGTAGAAATGGAAGCGTTAACGGCAGCATCTGTAGCTGCCCTGACGGTATATGACATGTGTAAAGCCGTCGATCCGGCCATGGTCATCACCGACACTTGCTTACTGGAAAAAGAGGGCGGTAAACGCGGGCACTGGCAACGGGGAGGTAAGCCATTATGA
- the modA gene encoding molybdate ABC transporter substrate-binding protein, with protein sequence MRGLLCLLMSFPLLASATDLTIAAASNYRLLLDDIVQRFEQAEQVDVSVIYGSSGKLATQIQHGAPYDLYFSANSAYMARLEQAGELTGRVITDGYGQLVLLASANSQEPFVRPLETLMKGKVVAIAQPKHAPFGQAAVSYLKSAGLYEQVSPSLVYAENVAQVMHMVRSGAADYGFVALSLIEQGTDAAQRMKILPLKDKHLLKQQHAVIDGTKNTKLAARFSHFTQQPEITQLKRRYGIEPENAEVKNGARGNGRG encoded by the coding sequence ATGCGCGGGTTGCTTTGTCTTTTAATGTCATTCCCTTTGCTTGCGAGCGCTACGGATTTAACCATCGCGGCGGCGTCTAATTATCGTTTGTTACTCGACGATATCGTGCAGCGATTTGAGCAAGCCGAGCAAGTTGATGTGAGCGTTATTTATGGTTCGTCTGGCAAGTTGGCCACGCAAATTCAGCACGGTGCGCCTTATGATCTGTATTTCTCGGCGAACTCAGCTTATATGGCTCGACTAGAGCAGGCGGGCGAGCTTACCGGTAGGGTGATTACTGACGGTTATGGGCAACTGGTGCTGCTGGCGTCTGCTAATTCGCAAGAGCCTTTTGTTAGGCCGTTAGAGACTCTGATGAAGGGCAAAGTGGTGGCTATTGCTCAGCCTAAACACGCGCCTTTCGGACAGGCCGCTGTCAGCTACTTAAAATCAGCGGGACTCTACGAGCAGGTCAGCCCGTCGTTGGTGTATGCGGAAAATGTTGCGCAGGTTATGCACATGGTTCGATCAGGTGCCGCCGACTATGGATTTGTGGCGTTGTCGCTCATTGAGCAAGGCACCGATGCAGCGCAGCGGATGAAGATTCTGCCTTTAAAAGACAAGCACCTCCTTAAGCAGCAGCATGCGGTCATTGATGGCACTAAAAATACAAAGCTAGCTGCTCGTTTCAGCCACTTTACACAGCAACCGGAAATAACTCAGTTAAAACGTCGTTACGGCATAGAGCCCGAAAACGCTGAAGTTAAAAATGGAGCGCGCGGCAATGGCAGAGGCTGA
- the moaE gene encoding molybdopterin synthase catalytic subunit MoaE, producing MTMLTRIEVQEDDFSVAKEYERLSANSASGAVVTFSGLVRNTPDGQLKGLELEHYPGMTEKALGAIVKEASQRWPLHGVTVIHRVGYLPLNEQIVFVGVASGHRQQAFDAASFVMDYLKTQAPFWKKEYTQAGEQWVEAKSSDQQAADHWRNSDTSSQE from the coding sequence ATGACTATGCTCACCCGTATTGAGGTGCAGGAAGATGATTTCTCTGTCGCTAAAGAATATGAACGGCTGTCAGCAAATAGCGCCAGCGGTGCGGTAGTGACTTTTTCCGGCTTGGTACGCAACACGCCAGACGGCCAGTTAAAAGGCCTTGAGCTTGAGCACTATCCAGGCATGACCGAAAAGGCGCTGGGCGCGATTGTGAAAGAGGCAAGTCAGCGTTGGCCGCTGCACGGTGTGACGGTGATTCACCGGGTCGGTTACTTGCCGCTGAACGAGCAAATTGTGTTTGTTGGCGTTGCCAGTGGACACCGTCAGCAAGCCTTTGATGCCGCCAGCTTTGTTATGGATTATCTGAAAACTCAGGCGCCGTTCTGGAAAAAAGAATACACGCAGGCGGGCGAGCAATGGGTTGAGGCAAAGAGCTCAGACCAACAAGCAGCTGATCATTGGCGTAACAGTGACACGAGTTCACAGGAGTAG
- the modB gene encoding molybdate ABC transporter permease subunit has protein sequence MAEADWQAVWLTLKLGVASTAILLLVATPLAWWLVRRSGWLAASVQAAVALPLVLPPTVLGFYLLIWLGPTGFIGETLESLGLNHLAFSFEGILVGSIIYSLPFAVQPLVESFRRIDDEQLQVAATLGAGAWRRFWTIVVPYCRGGFLVSATLSFAHTLGEFGVILMLGGSIPGETQVLSVLIYDHAEAMNYDAAHQLSLGLLVFSFAVLVLVYGWQKRSTKSETRLC, from the coding sequence ATGGCAGAGGCTGACTGGCAAGCCGTTTGGCTCACCTTAAAATTGGGAGTTGCCAGCACCGCCATTTTGTTGCTCGTCGCGACGCCTTTGGCCTGGTGGTTAGTGCGGCGCAGTGGCTGGTTGGCTGCTTCCGTGCAAGCTGCAGTTGCTTTGCCATTAGTCCTGCCGCCAACGGTGTTGGGTTTTTATTTACTCATTTGGCTTGGTCCCACCGGCTTTATTGGTGAAACGCTGGAATCTCTCGGGCTGAATCATTTAGCCTTCAGTTTCGAGGGTATTTTGGTTGGATCTATCATCTACTCATTGCCCTTTGCGGTACAGCCATTAGTTGAGTCGTTTCGTCGCATCGACGACGAGCAGTTACAGGTCGCGGCGACTCTGGGGGCGGGCGCTTGGCGACGCTTTTGGACCATTGTGGTGCCATATTGTCGAGGAGGATTTTTAGTCTCGGCAACGCTCAGTTTTGCACATACGTTGGGTGAATTCGGCGTCATTTTAATGCTGGGCGGTAGCATACCCGGCGAAACGCAAGTGCTGTCAGTGCTGATATACGACCATGCAGAAGCCATGAATTATGACGCTGCGCACCAGCTGTCTTTAGGGTTGTTGGTATTTTCCTTTGCGGTTCTGGTGTTGGTTTACGGTTGGCAAAAGCGTTCAACTAAAAGCGAGACGCGACTATGCTAG
- the moaD gene encoding molybdopterin converting factor subunit 1, which produces MIKVKFFAVLRERLGTSEMALEPTGINTVEDIIAALKKQSDKHQKELERYQLLCAVNQDMLPLSTSVKAGDEVALFPPVTGG; this is translated from the coding sequence ATGATTAAAGTGAAGTTTTTTGCGGTGTTACGCGAGCGCTTAGGCACCTCTGAAATGGCGTTGGAGCCAACCGGTATCAATACCGTAGAAGATATTATTGCGGCGTTAAAAAAGCAGTCTGACAAGCATCAAAAGGAGCTGGAACGGTATCAACTGCTGTGTGCGGTGAATCAGGATATGTTGCCATTGTCGACCAGTGTCAAAGCGGGTGACGAAGTGGCGCTGTTTCCGCCGGTAACCGGGGGATAA
- the modC gene encoding molybdenum ABC transporter ATP-binding protein, whose translation MLDVSVKVSLGNFQLTVEQQFSGAGVTAIFGPSGCGKSTLLKTIAGVISKAEGHITWREQPWLNDSKMRKPEYRRLALVFQKAHLFETQTVQQNLLYGLPKNRAAAISEQDVVAILSLQDLLNRMPSQLSGGQQQRVALGRALLSQPELLLLDEPMNGLDNKAKRNIMRYLKQIQQRFNLPIIVVTHHVDEVVHLADNLVLMEQGRIVSSGTLQEQIAELSGHSAGPLSVLNVSESLVNNNRTEGMSTWMLGDQTLTLPQVGETIESTRRLLVWARDVSIATHFIESTSLTNQVKAQVQGFESAEHSAEVIVLLEVAGQKLRALITKASAERLDLQPEQWVYASFKAAAMH comes from the coding sequence ATGCTAGACGTTTCTGTGAAGGTGTCTTTGGGGAATTTCCAGCTTACGGTTGAGCAGCAATTTTCCGGTGCCGGTGTGACCGCCATTTTTGGACCGTCGGGCTGCGGTAAAAGCACTCTGCTGAAAACCATAGCGGGCGTCATCAGCAAGGCAGAAGGGCACATCACCTGGCGCGAGCAGCCTTGGCTGAATGATTCAAAAATGCGAAAGCCGGAGTATCGGCGGTTGGCTTTGGTGTTTCAAAAGGCACACTTATTCGAGACACAAACCGTGCAGCAGAACTTGCTGTATGGCCTTCCCAAAAACCGGGCAGCGGCTATTTCAGAGCAGGACGTTGTTGCCATATTGTCGCTGCAGGACTTGTTAAATCGCATGCCGAGTCAGTTGTCGGGTGGTCAGCAACAGCGTGTCGCCTTAGGCCGAGCGCTGTTGTCACAGCCTGAGTTATTATTACTCGACGAACCCATGAATGGGCTGGATAACAAAGCCAAACGCAACATTATGCGCTACTTAAAGCAAATTCAGCAGCGCTTTAATTTACCGATTATTGTGGTGACACATCATGTTGATGAGGTGGTTCACCTGGCTGACAACCTCGTGCTGATGGAGCAGGGGAGAATCGTCTCCAGCGGTACTTTACAGGAACAAATTGCTGAACTGTCCGGTCACTCTGCAGGCCCGTTGTCGGTATTGAATGTCTCAGAGTCTTTAGTTAACAATAACCGAACTGAGGGAATGTCGACCTGGATGCTGGGCGATCAAACCCTCACGCTACCTCAAGTTGGCGAAACGATAGAGAGTACCCGTCGTTTGCTGGTGTGGGCGCGGGACGTCAGCATTGCTACTCATTTTATTGAGTCGACCTCATTGACGAATCAGGTTAAGGCTCAAGTTCAGGGGTTTGAAAGCGCTGAGCACAGCGCCGAGGTTATTGTGCTGCTTGAAGTCGCCGGGCAGAAGCTTCGGGCGCTAATAACCAAAGCCTCTGCCGAGCGGTTAGATTTGCAGCCCGAGCAGTGGGTTTATGCGTCGTTCAAAGCCGCCGCTATGCATTAA